In the genome of Streptomyces collinus, one region contains:
- a CDS encoding cation:proton antiporter → MHSAVLLIEFGSIILGLGLLGRFAGRFQLSPIPLYLLAGLAFGEGGLLPLGASEEFVAIGAEIGVILLLLMLGLEYTATDLVSNLKTHYPSGLVDCALNALPGAAVALLLGWGPVAAVVLAGVTWISSSGVIAKVLGDLGRVGNRETPVILSVLVLEDLAMAVYLPIVTALVAGIGLMAGSVTLAIALGAAGLVLFLAVRYGRLISRFVSSDDPEKLLLVVLGLTILVAGVAQQLQVSAAVGAFLVGIALSGEVAEGAHTLLSPLRDLFAAVFFVFFGLHTDPSSIPPVLLPALGLAVVTALTKIATGYWAARRAGISVKGRWRAGGALVARGEFSIVIAGLAVAAGVEPSLGPLATAYVLILVVLGPLTARYTEPVATWWTRRREPGRTEPAPRTAEAEAPVAD, encoded by the coding sequence TTGCACTCCGCGGTTCTGCTCATCGAGTTCGGTTCCATCATTCTCGGCCTCGGCCTGCTGGGCCGGTTCGCCGGCCGCTTCCAGCTCTCGCCGATACCCCTGTACCTGCTGGCCGGTCTGGCCTTCGGCGAGGGCGGTCTGCTGCCGCTGGGCGCCAGCGAGGAGTTCGTCGCCATCGGCGCGGAGATCGGCGTCATCCTCCTGCTGCTGATGCTGGGCCTGGAGTACACGGCGACGGACCTGGTCTCCAACCTCAAGACCCACTACCCCTCCGGTCTCGTCGACTGCGCGCTCAACGCGCTGCCCGGCGCCGCCGTGGCGCTGCTGCTCGGGTGGGGTCCGGTGGCCGCCGTCGTGCTGGCCGGTGTCACGTGGATCTCCTCGTCCGGTGTGATCGCGAAGGTGCTGGGCGATCTGGGCCGGGTCGGCAACCGGGAGACGCCGGTGATCCTCAGCGTTCTGGTGCTGGAGGATCTGGCGATGGCGGTGTACCTGCCCATCGTCACGGCGCTGGTGGCGGGCATCGGGCTCATGGCCGGGAGCGTGACCCTGGCGATCGCGCTGGGCGCGGCCGGGCTCGTGCTGTTCCTGGCCGTGCGCTACGGCCGGCTCATCTCGCGGTTCGTCTCCAGCGACGACCCGGAGAAGCTGCTGCTGGTCGTGCTGGGCCTGACGATCCTGGTCGCAGGTGTCGCGCAGCAGCTCCAGGTCTCGGCGGCGGTGGGGGCCTTCCTGGTGGGCATCGCGCTGTCGGGGGAGGTCGCGGAGGGTGCGCACACCCTGCTGAGCCCCCTGCGGGACCTGTTCGCGGCGGTCTTCTTCGTCTTCTTCGGGCTGCACACCGACCCGTCGAGCATCCCGCCCGTCCTGCTGCCGGCCCTCGGACTGGCCGTCGTCACCGCGCTGACGAAGATCGCCACCGGATACTGGGCGGCCCGGCGGGCCGGGATCTCCGTGAAGGGCCGCTGGCGGGCGGGCGGCGCGCTGGTGGCCCGCGGTGAGTTCTCCATCGTCATCGCCGGCCTGGCGGTCGCGGCCGGGGTCGAACCGTCCCTCGGCCCGCTGGCCACGGCCTACGTGCTGATCCTGGTCGTTCTCGGCCCGCTCACCGCGCGCTACACCGAGCCGGTGGCGACCTGGTGGACCCGGCGCCGCGAGCCCGGCCGCACGGAGCCCGCGCCCCGGACGGCCGAGGCCGAGGCACCGGTCGCCGACTGA
- a CDS encoding cation:proton antiporter regulatory subunit gives MSAPRLRATPLPGIGVQYDLETREHRHLSVVAHRDGTRTVNVYRPDDPDSCAQSLKLTSSEAGSLIDALKPSHHSPSLLYTTDLGLVAERIEVAATSRWNGRVLGDMRMRTETGASVVAVLRRAEAIPSPAPDFRLAGGDTLIVVGTREGVDAAATILERE, from the coding sequence GTGTCAGCTCCGCGCCTGAGGGCGACGCCGCTGCCGGGTATCGGGGTCCAGTACGACCTGGAGACCCGGGAACACCGCCATCTGTCGGTGGTGGCGCACCGCGACGGCACGCGCACGGTGAACGTGTACCGGCCCGACGACCCCGACTCCTGCGCCCAGTCCCTGAAGCTGACCAGCTCGGAGGCGGGGTCGCTGATCGACGCGCTGAAGCCGTCCCACCACAGCCCGAGCCTGCTGTACACCACGGATCTGGGGCTGGTCGCCGAGCGGATCGAGGTGGCCGCGACCTCGCGCTGGAACGGGCGGGTGCTGGGCGACATGCGGATGCGGACGGAGACGGGCGCCTCGGTGGTGGCCGTGCTGCGCCGGGCCGAGGCCATCCCGTCGCCCGCGCCGGACTTCCGGCTGGCCGGCGGTGACACCCTGATCGTCGTCGGGACCCGCGAGGGTGTCGACGCGGCCGCGACCATACTCGAGCGGGAGTGA
- a CDS encoding sensor histidine kinase: MGVVTDIRNGRAPERVEGAVQGAKAGRSGSGSVSLFWRIFSLNAAGLVVATALLLGPVTVSTPVLAGEALVLLCGLVVLLAGNALVLRFGLVPLQRLDRAMATADLLRPGSRPVVAGPAETAGLITTYNTMLDRLEAERAAGAARALSAQESERHRIARELHDEVGQTLTAVLLQLKRVADRAPEDLREEVGQAQEATRAGLDEIRRIARRLRPGVLEELGLASALRSLTGEFTTHGLTVRHHVTGDLPALTPEAELVVYRVAQEGLTNTARHAAADRAELRLQPVPGGVELLVRDNGTGLGHAPEGAGITGMRERALLIGAAVALEPAPGGGTDIRLRVPVTAGVPVTEGPR; encoded by the coding sequence ATGGGTGTCGTGACGGATATACGCAACGGCCGGGCGCCGGAGAGGGTGGAGGGGGCCGTGCAGGGGGCGAAGGCGGGAAGGAGCGGATCCGGAAGCGTGTCGTTGTTCTGGCGGATCTTCTCGCTCAACGCCGCCGGCCTGGTCGTGGCCACGGCGTTGCTGCTCGGCCCGGTCACCGTGTCCACGCCCGTTCTCGCGGGCGAGGCCCTCGTGCTGCTCTGCGGCCTGGTGGTGCTGCTCGCGGGCAACGCCCTCGTGCTGCGGTTCGGCCTGGTGCCCCTGCAGCGGCTGGACCGGGCCATGGCCACCGCGGACCTGCTGCGTCCGGGCTCCCGGCCGGTGGTCGCGGGACCGGCTGAGACGGCGGGGCTGATCACGACGTACAACACGATGCTCGACCGGCTGGAGGCCGAACGGGCCGCGGGCGCCGCCCGGGCGTTGTCCGCGCAGGAGAGCGAACGGCACCGGATCGCGCGGGAGCTCCACGACGAGGTCGGGCAGACCCTGACCGCCGTCCTCCTCCAGCTCAAGCGCGTCGCCGACCGGGCGCCCGAGGACCTGCGCGAGGAGGTCGGCCAGGCGCAGGAGGCGACCCGGGCCGGCCTGGACGAGATCCGCCGGATCGCCCGCCGGCTGCGCCCCGGCGTCCTGGAGGAACTCGGGCTGGCCAGCGCGCTGCGCTCGCTCACCGGCGAGTTCACGACCCACGGGCTGACCGTGCGCCACCACGTCACCGGCGATCTGCCCGCCCTGACCCCGGAAGCGGAACTCGTCGTCTACCGGGTCGCCCAGGAGGGGCTGACCAACACCGCCCGGCACGCCGCCGCCGACCGCGCCGAACTCCGCCTCCAGCCGGTCCCCGGCGGCGTCGAACTCCTCGTCCGCGACAACGGCACGGGCCTCGGTCACGCCCCCGAGGGCGCCGGCATCACCGGCATGCGCGAACGCGCCCTGCTGATCGGCGCCGCCGTGGCCCTGGAACCGGCGCCGGGCGGAGGCACCGACATACGGCTGCGCGTACCGGTGACAGCAGGCGTACCGGTGACGGAAGGACCCCGCTGA
- a CDS encoding response regulator: MSPPIRVLLADDHTLVRRGVRLILDGEPDLTVVAEAGDGAEAVARARETAVDLAVLDVAMPRMTGLQAARELSRRLPGLHILILTMYDNEEYFFEALRAGASGYVLKSVADRDLVEACRAAVRDEPFIYPGAERALVRSYLERLHRGDGLPERAITEREEEILKLVAEGHTSKEIGELLFISAKTVERHRANLLQKLGMRDRLELTRYAIRAGLIEP, from the coding sequence ATGTCCCCACCGATCCGCGTCCTGCTCGCCGACGACCACACCCTCGTACGCCGGGGCGTGCGCCTCATCCTGGACGGGGAGCCGGACCTGACGGTCGTCGCCGAGGCCGGAGACGGGGCCGAGGCCGTCGCACGCGCCCGCGAAACCGCCGTCGACCTGGCCGTCTTGGACGTGGCCATGCCCCGGATGACCGGCCTCCAGGCCGCCCGGGAACTCTCCCGCCGGCTGCCCGGCCTGCACATCCTGATCCTGACGATGTACGACAACGAGGAGTACTTCTTCGAGGCACTCAGGGCCGGGGCCAGCGGCTACGTCCTCAAGTCCGTCGCGGACCGCGACCTGGTCGAGGCCTGCCGGGCGGCCGTGCGCGACGAGCCGTTCATCTACCCGGGCGCCGAACGCGCCCTCGTCCGCTCCTACCTGGAGCGGCTGCACCGGGGTGACGGCCTGCCGGAGAGGGCCATCACCGAACGCGAGGAGGAGATCCTCAAGCTGGTAGCCGAGGGCCACACCTCGAAGGAGATCGGCGAACTGCTCTTCATCAGCGCCAAGACGGTCGAGCGTCACCGTGCCAACCTCCTCCAGAAGCTCGGCATGCGCGACCGCCTGGAGCTGACCCGCTATGCGATCAGGGCCGGACTCATCGAGCCCTGA
- the miaB gene encoding tRNA (N6-isopentenyl adenosine(37)-C2)-methylthiotransferase MiaB, producing the protein MSSIDRSQSVGGTRTYEVRTYGCQMNVHDSERLSGLLEDAGYVRAPEGADGADVVVFNTCAVRENADNKLYGNLGHLAPKKASRPGMQIAVGGCLAQKDRDTIVKRAPWVDVVFGTHNIGKLPVLLERARVQEEAQVEIAESLEAFPSTLPTRRESAYAAWVSISVGCNNTCTFCIVPALRGKEKDRRPGDILAEIEALVAEGVSEITLLGQNVNAYGSDIGDREAFSKLLRACGKIDGLERVRFTSPHPRDFTDDVIAAMAETPNVMPQLHMPLQSGSDPVLKAMRRSYRQERFLGIIEKVRAAIPHAAISTDIIVGFPGETEEDFEQTLHVVREARFAQAFTFQYSKRPGTPAAEMDGQIPKKVVQERYERLVALQEEISWEENKKQVGRTLELMVAEGEGRKDDTTHRLSGRAPDSRLVHFTKPDQEVRPGDVVTVEITYAAPHHLLAEGPVLDVRRTRAGDAWEKRNAAEKAKPVGVMLGLPKIGAPEPLPAVASGCGCD; encoded by the coding sequence ATGAGCAGCATCGACCGGAGCCAGTCAGTGGGCGGCACGCGCACATACGAGGTACGCACCTACGGGTGCCAGATGAACGTCCACGACTCCGAGCGGTTGTCCGGACTGCTGGAGGACGCGGGCTACGTCCGTGCCCCCGAGGGCGCCGACGGGGCGGACGTCGTCGTCTTCAACACCTGCGCCGTGCGGGAGAACGCCGACAACAAGCTGTACGGCAACCTCGGCCACCTCGCCCCGAAGAAGGCGAGCCGCCCCGGCATGCAGATCGCGGTTGGCGGCTGCCTCGCGCAGAAGGACCGCGACACCATCGTGAAGCGGGCGCCCTGGGTGGACGTCGTCTTCGGCACGCACAACATCGGCAAGCTGCCCGTCCTGCTGGAGCGCGCCCGCGTGCAGGAGGAGGCGCAGGTCGAGATCGCCGAGTCGCTGGAGGCGTTCCCCTCGACGCTGCCCACCCGCCGCGAGAGCGCCTACGCGGCCTGGGTCTCCATCTCCGTCGGCTGCAACAACACCTGCACCTTCTGTATCGTTCCGGCCCTGCGCGGCAAGGAGAAGGACCGCCGGCCCGGCGACATCCTCGCCGAGATCGAGGCCCTGGTCGCCGAGGGCGTCTCCGAGATCACGCTGCTCGGGCAGAACGTCAACGCCTACGGCTCGGACATCGGCGACCGCGAGGCATTCAGCAAGCTGCTGCGCGCCTGCGGGAAGATCGACGGGCTGGAGCGCGTCCGCTTCACCTCCCCGCACCCGCGCGACTTCACCGACGACGTCATCGCCGCCATGGCCGAGACGCCCAACGTGATGCCGCAGCTGCACATGCCGCTCCAGTCCGGCTCCGACCCGGTCCTGAAGGCGATGCGCCGCTCCTACCGCCAGGAGCGCTTCCTGGGGATCATCGAGAAGGTCCGCGCCGCCATCCCGCACGCCGCGATCAGCACGGACATCATCGTGGGCTTCCCCGGCGAGACGGAGGAGGACTTCGAGCAGACGCTGCACGTGGTGCGCGAGGCCCGCTTCGCCCAGGCCTTCACCTTCCAGTACTCCAAGCGCCCCGGCACCCCGGCCGCAGAGATGGACGGCCAGATCCCCAAGAAGGTCGTCCAGGAGCGCTACGAGCGGCTCGTCGCCCTCCAGGAGGAGATCTCCTGGGAGGAGAACAAGAAGCAGGTCGGCCGCACGCTGGAACTGATGGTCGCCGAGGGCGAGGGCCGCAAGGACGACACCACCCACCGCCTCTCCGGCCGCGCCCCCGACAGCCGCCTCGTCCACTTCACCAAGCCGGACCAGGAGGTCCGCCCCGGCGACGTGGTCACCGTCGAGATCACCTACGCCGCCCCGCACCACCTCCTCGCCGAGGGCCCCGTGCTGGACGTCCGCCGCACGCGCGCGGGCGACGCCTGGGAGAAGCGCAACGCGGCCGAGAAGGCCAAGCCCGTCGGCGTGATGCTGGGACTGCCGAAGATCGGCGCTCCCGAGCCCCTGCCGGCCGTGGCGAGCGGGTGCGGCTGCGACTGA
- a CDS encoding class III extradiol dioxygenase subunit B-like domain-containing protein, with the protein MLVAAAVCPCPPLLVPEVAAGAAPELDAARDACTDALGVLAAARPGRLVVVGPVDGAGTETYPEGAAGSFRSFGVDLDVRLGAAGGADPRPRLPYALAVAARLLERTGWSDAPVEGLGVGESCPPGLCADTGRDIAARDERVALLVMGDASACRTLKAPGYLDERAAPFDAEVARALGAADLAALTALDPGLAHELKVSGRAPWQVLAGAAEGADLGGSLLYEDAPYGVGYIVAGWS; encoded by the coding sequence ATGCTTGTCGCCGCCGCTGTGTGCCCCTGCCCGCCCCTGCTGGTGCCCGAGGTCGCCGCGGGCGCCGCCCCGGAACTGGACGCCGCGCGGGACGCTTGCACGGACGCGCTGGGCGTGCTCGCCGCCGCCCGCCCCGGCCGGCTCGTGGTCGTCGGCCCCGTGGACGGCGCCGGGACCGAGACGTACCCGGAGGGAGCGGCTGGGTCCTTCCGGAGCTTCGGCGTCGACCTCGATGTACGTCTGGGAGCGGCCGGGGGCGCGGACCCGCGACCGCGACTGCCGTACGCGCTGGCGGTGGCCGCCCGGCTGCTGGAGCGGACCGGGTGGTCCGACGCCCCGGTCGAGGGACTCGGGGTGGGGGAGTCGTGCCCGCCCGGGCTGTGCGCGGACACCGGGAGGGACATCGCTGCCCGGGACGAGCGAGTGGCCCTGCTGGTGATGGGGGACGCCAGTGCGTGCCGGACGCTCAAGGCCCCGGGCTATCTGGACGAACGGGCGGCCCCGTTCGACGCGGAGGTCGCACGGGCCCTCGGCGCGGCGGACCTGGCCGCACTCACCGCGCTCGACCCCGGGCTTGCCCATGAGCTGAAGGTGTCCGGCCGGGCCCCCTGGCAGGTCCTGGCGGGGGCGGCCGAGGGCGCGGACCTCGGCGGATCGCTGCTCTACGAGGACGCTCCGTACGGCGTGGGATACATCGTCGCCGGCTGGTCGTAG
- a CDS encoding antitoxin — translation MGLLHNVRAKLGLAKGKVSHFAQRHEDKIHHGLDKAAHAVDKRTKGKYSDRIQSGTGRAKGAMGRLAHQGESGPDGGGTTPPPGTGTMPPETGRTAPPRDPSGTTPPVTGRTAPPRDPSGTTPPVTGRTAPPRDPSGTTPPDDAPPPAS, via the coding sequence ATGGGTCTCCTGCACAACGTGAGAGCCAAACTGGGCCTGGCCAAGGGCAAGGTCTCGCACTTCGCGCAGCGGCACGAGGACAAGATCCACCACGGTCTCGACAAGGCCGCGCACGCCGTCGACAAGAGGACCAAGGGCAAGTACAGCGACAGGATCCAGTCGGGCACGGGCCGGGCCAAGGGCGCCATGGGCCGCCTCGCGCACCAGGGCGAGAGTGGACCGGACGGGGGTGGCACGACACCGCCGCCGGGCACCGGGACCATGCCGCCGGAGACGGGCCGCACGGCACCGCCGCGGGACCCGAGTGGCACCACACCGCCGGTGACGGGCCGCACGGCACCGCCCCGGGACCCGAGTGGCACCACACCGCCGGTGACGGGCCGCACGGCACCGCCCCGGGACCCGAGTGGCACCACTCCGCCGGACGACGCACCTCCGCCTGCTTCCTGA
- the miaA gene encoding tRNA (adenosine(37)-N6)-dimethylallyltransferase MiaA, giving the protein MSSAPPAPRVIAVVGPTAAGKSDLGVFLAQSLGGEVVNADSMQLYRGMDIGTAKLTTEERDGVPHHLLDIWDVTVTASVAEYQRLARERIDALLAEGRWPILVGGSGLYVRGAVDNLEFPGTDPEVRARLEEELTLRGPGALHARLAAADPEAARAILPSNGRRVVRALEVIEITGKPFTANLPGHDSVYDTLQIGVDVARPELDERIARRVDRMWDAGLVDEVSALQAQGLREGRTASRALGYQQVLAALAGECTLEEARTETVRATKRFARRQDSWFRRDPRVHWLSGAAADLTELPQLALSLVERPVTA; this is encoded by the coding sequence GTGAGCAGTGCACCCCCCGCCCCCCGCGTCATCGCCGTCGTCGGACCTACCGCGGCCGGAAAGTCCGATCTGGGCGTCTTCCTGGCTCAGAGTCTCGGCGGCGAGGTCGTCAACGCCGACTCCATGCAGCTCTACCGAGGGATGGACATCGGCACCGCCAAGCTGACGACCGAGGAGCGTGACGGCGTTCCCCACCATCTGCTGGACATCTGGGACGTGACCGTCACGGCGTCCGTCGCCGAGTACCAGCGCCTGGCCCGGGAACGGATCGACGCCCTGCTCGCCGAGGGGCGCTGGCCGATCCTGGTCGGCGGCTCCGGACTCTATGTGCGCGGAGCCGTCGACAACCTGGAGTTCCCCGGCACCGACCCCGAGGTCCGCGCCCGGCTGGAGGAGGAACTCACACTGCGCGGCCCCGGCGCGCTGCACGCCCGCCTGGCCGCCGCCGACCCCGAGGCCGCTCGTGCGATCCTGCCGAGCAACGGCCGCCGGGTCGTCCGCGCCCTGGAGGTGATCGAGATCACCGGCAAACCGTTCACGGCCAACCTCCCCGGTCACGACTCGGTGTACGACACCCTTCAGATCGGCGTCGACGTGGCCCGCCCCGAGCTCGACGAGCGCATCGCGCGCCGGGTCGACCGGATGTGGGACGCCGGCCTCGTGGACGAGGTGAGCGCACTCCAGGCGCAGGGGTTGCGTGAAGGGCGTACGGCCTCGCGCGCGCTCGGCTACCAGCAGGTGCTCGCGGCGCTCGCCGGGGAGTGCACCCTGGAGGAAGCGCGGACCGAGACCGTCCGTGCCACCAAGCGCTTCGCGCGCCGCCAGGATTCATGGTTCAGGCGCGACCCGCGGGTGCACTGGTTGAGTGGGGCGGCAGCCGATCTCACGGAACTTCCGCAGCTCGCGCTGTCCTTGGTCGAACGACCGGTCACAGCCTGA
- the dapF gene encoding diaminopimelate epimerase codes for MSTRIAFLKGHGTENDFVIVPDPENAIDLPPAAVAALCDRRAGIGGDGLLHVVRSAAHPEAEGMAAEAEWFMDYRNGDGSVAEMCGNGVRVFARYLQRAGHVIEGDLAVATRGGVKTVHLAKNGDVTVGMGRAVLPAGDVTVSVGERSWPARNVNMGNPHAVAFVDDLAHAGDLLSPPPFSPAAAYPDGVNVEFVVDRGPGHVALRVHERGSGETRSCGTGACAVAVATARRDGADPTATGTPVTYTVDVPGGTLVITERSDGEIEMTGPAVIVAEGEIDPDWLEAATSA; via the coding sequence ATGAGCACGCGGATCGCCTTCCTCAAGGGTCACGGCACCGAGAACGACTTCGTGATCGTCCCGGACCCCGAGAACGCCATCGACCTGCCCCCGGCCGCCGTCGCCGCCCTGTGCGACCGGCGCGCGGGCATCGGGGGCGACGGCCTGCTGCACGTCGTCCGCTCCGCAGCTCACCCGGAGGCCGAGGGGATGGCGGCCGAGGCGGAGTGGTTCATGGACTACCGCAACGGCGACGGCTCGGTCGCGGAGATGTGCGGCAACGGCGTGCGGGTGTTCGCGCGCTACCTCCAGCGCGCCGGGCACGTCATCGAGGGAGACCTCGCGGTCGCCACGCGCGGGGGAGTGAAGACCGTGCACCTCGCCAAGAACGGCGACGTGACCGTCGGCATGGGCCGGGCCGTGCTCCCGGCCGGCGACGTCACGGTGAGCGTCGGCGAGCGCAGCTGGCCCGCGCGCAACGTCAACATGGGCAACCCGCACGCGGTCGCCTTCGTGGACGATCTGGCGCACGCGGGCGACCTGCTGTCCCCGCCCCCCTTCAGCCCGGCCGCCGCCTACCCGGACGGTGTGAACGTCGAGTTCGTGGTCGACCGCGGCCCCGGGCACGTCGCACTGCGCGTGCACGAGCGCGGCTCCGGTGAGACCCGCTCGTGCGGCACGGGCGCGTGCGCGGTCGCCGTGGCCACCGCCCGCCGTGACGGCGCCGACCCGACGGCCACCGGCACCCCCGTGACCTACACCGTGGACGTCCCCGGCGGCACCCTGGTGATCACCGAGCGGTCCGACGGCGAGATCGAGATGACCGGCCCCGCCGTGATCGTGGCCGAGGGCGAGATCGACCCGGACTGGCTGGAAGCCGCCACGTCCGCGTGA
- a CDS encoding RelA/SpoT family protein encodes MSAEATNSVTPGPMPGAVSGQVTPAAPRRKARPRIDLRRLGRAALLGPAARGRLPDAISHVVEAHRAHHPDADLEPLRHAYVLAESSHRGQMRKSGEPYITHPLAVTLILAELGAETTTLTASLLHDTVEDTDVTLDQVRDQFGEEVRYLVDGVTKLEKVDYGAAAESETFRKMLVATGNDVRVMSIKLADRLHNMRTLGVMRPEKQERIAKVTRDVLIPLAERLGVQALKTELEDLVFAILHPEEYAHTRELIVRNAARADDPLAEVADEVRGVLREADIQAEVLIRPRHFVSVHRVSRKRGRLRGSDFGRVLVLVNEDADCYGVLGELHTCMKPVVSEFKDFIAVPKFNLYQSLHTAVAREDGQVVEVLIRTHQMHKVAEAGVVALGNPYAPAPDDPADGERVDPTRPGWLSRLLDWQEAAPDPDHFWSTLREDLAQDREITVFRPDGGTLGLPEGATCVDAAYAQYGEDAHACIGARVNGRLATLSTVLKDGDTVQLLMGQDPASEPSREWLEHAHTPAARIAIQRWLTAHPVQAESQQQNEARTAEDRTAQRPVGAPDPDAAPEQPAGRPGTGHVLADLPGATVRLARCCTPVPPDEITGFAVRGGAVTVHRVECPAVARMKDGGRAEVGVRWGEAAECRVTLVAESFVRPHLLADLTEAMASEGAEIVSATVEPPTQQQVRHTYTVQLPDAGHLPALMRAMRNVAGVYDVSRAQPQPQGG; translated from the coding sequence ATGAGTGCGGAGGCCACGAATTCCGTGACCCCAGGCCCGATGCCGGGCGCGGTGTCAGGACAGGTGACGCCGGCAGCCCCCCGCAGAAAGGCCCGCCCCCGGATCGACCTGCGCCGCCTCGGCCGCGCGGCCCTGCTCGGCCCCGCCGCCCGCGGCCGGCTGCCCGACGCCATCAGCCACGTCGTCGAGGCCCACCGCGCCCACCACCCCGACGCGGACCTCGAACCGCTGCGCCACGCCTACGTCCTGGCCGAGTCCTCGCACCGCGGCCAGATGCGCAAGAGCGGGGAGCCGTACATCACGCACCCGCTCGCCGTGACCCTGATCCTGGCCGAACTCGGGGCCGAAACCACGACGTTGACCGCGTCCCTGCTGCACGACACCGTCGAGGACACGGACGTGACACTCGACCAGGTCCGCGACCAGTTCGGCGAGGAGGTCCGCTACCTCGTCGACGGCGTCACCAAACTGGAGAAGGTGGATTACGGCGCCGCCGCCGAGTCCGAGACCTTCCGCAAGATGCTCGTCGCCACCGGCAACGACGTCCGCGTCATGTCGATCAAACTCGCCGACCGGCTGCACAACATGCGCACCCTCGGCGTCATGCGCCCCGAGAAACAGGAGCGCATCGCCAAGGTGACACGTGACGTGCTCATCCCGCTCGCCGAACGGCTCGGCGTCCAGGCGCTCAAGACCGAACTGGAAGACCTGGTCTTCGCGATCCTGCATCCCGAGGAGTACGCGCACACCAGGGAGCTGATCGTCCGCAACGCCGCCCGTGCGGACGACCCTCTCGCCGAAGTCGCCGACGAGGTGCGCGGTGTGCTGCGCGAGGCGGACATCCAGGCCGAAGTCCTCATCCGGCCCCGCCACTTCGTCTCGGTGCACCGTGTCTCCCGCAAACGCGGCCGGCTCCGCGGCTCCGACTTCGGCCGCGTCCTGGTCCTGGTGAACGAGGACGCCGACTGCTACGGCGTCCTGGGCGAACTGCACACCTGCATGAAGCCGGTGGTCTCCGAGTTCAAGGACTTCATCGCCGTACCGAAGTTCAACCTCTACCAGTCGCTGCACACGGCCGTGGCGCGCGAGGACGGCCAGGTCGTCGAGGTCCTCATCCGCACGCACCAGATGCACAAGGTCGCCGAGGCCGGCGTCGTCGCCCTCGGCAACCCGTACGCGCCCGCCCCCGACGACCCGGCCGACGGCGAGCGCGTCGACCCCACCCGCCCGGGCTGGCTCTCCCGGCTCCTCGACTGGCAGGAGGCGGCACCCGACCCCGACCACTTCTGGTCCACCCTGCGCGAGGACCTCGCCCAGGACCGCGAGATCACCGTCTTCCGGCCCGACGGCGGCACGCTCGGCCTGCCCGAGGGCGCGACCTGCGTGGACGCCGCCTACGCGCAGTACGGCGAGGACGCCCACGCCTGTATCGGGGCCCGGGTGAACGGCCGCCTTGCGACGCTGAGCACCGTCCTCAAGGACGGCGACACCGTCCAGCTCCTCATGGGCCAGGACCCGGCGTCGGAACCCTCCCGGGAGTGGCTGGAGCACGCCCACACACCCGCGGCCCGGATCGCCATCCAGCGGTGGCTGACCGCACATCCGGTTCAGGCGGAGTCCCAGCAGCAGAACGAGGCGCGGACCGCCGAGGACCGGACGGCTCAACGGCCCGTCGGCGCACCCGACCCGGACGCGGCTCCGGAGCAGCCCGCCGGCCGACCCGGCACCGGCCATGTCCTCGCCGACCTGCCCGGTGCGACCGTACGGCTCGCCCGCTGCTGCACGCCCGTACCGCCCGACGAGATCACCGGCTTCGCCGTACGCGGGGGAGCGGTCACCGTGCACCGCGTGGAGTGTCCCGCTGTGGCGCGGATGAAGGACGGGGGGCGTGCGGAGGTCGGCGTGCGCTGGGGAGAGGCCGCCGAGTGCCGGGTCACACTGGTCGCCGAATCGTTCGTCCGTCCCCATCTGCTGGCCGACCTCACCGAGGCCATGGCCTCCGAGGGCGCCGAGATCGTCTCCGCGACCGTCGAGCCTCCGACCCAGCAGCAGGTGCGGCACACGTACACCGTGCAGCTCCCGGACGCCGGCCACCTGCCCGCCCTGATGCGCGCGATGCGCAACGTGGCCGGGGTGTACGACGTCAGCCGGGCGCAGCCGCAACCGCAGGGCGGCTGA